In one Sphingomonas sanguinis genomic region, the following are encoded:
- the lspA gene encoding signal peptidase II, translating to MSVAVAAFLLDQISKWLVTYPAALRSREVIDLIPFFSLRWAENYGVSLSYLQADSDLARWALVAFTSVIAGGVAIWLLMNCDPINGVGLGLILGGALGNIADRTRLGHVVDFLDLHFGGWRPFAIFNVADCMISIGVIVLLLSSWASREKHSRSNPLPN from the coding sequence ATGTCCGTTGCGGTAGCGGCATTCCTCCTTGACCAAATTTCAAAGTGGCTAGTAACGTATCCTGCCGCGCTTCGTTCGCGCGAAGTCATCGATCTTATCCCATTCTTTAGCCTACGATGGGCCGAGAACTACGGCGTTTCGTTAAGCTATCTTCAAGCTGATAGCGACCTTGCACGCTGGGCGCTTGTTGCGTTCACAAGCGTTATTGCGGGTGGCGTCGCCATATGGCTCTTGATGAACTGCGATCCAATCAATGGGGTCGGCTTAGGTCTAATTCTTGGCGGCGCCCTCGGTAACATAGCAGATCGAACCCGCCTCGGTCATGTTGTTGACTTTCTTGATCTTCACTTCGGTGGGTGGCGACCGTTCGCGATTTTCAACGTAGCGGACTGTATGATCTCAATCGGCGTCATTGTTCTGCTGCTAAGTTCATGGGCGTCTAGGGAGAAGCACTCTCGTTCGAACCCGCTGCCGAATTAG
- a CDS encoding glycerophosphodiester phosphodiesterase family protein, producing MPLYLANASWLAKLPTGRPILIAQRGVHQLFEGSSDNPQDCKARHILPPRHRLIENTLPSIRAAIDAGADVVEVDVREAADGEFVLFHDFGLECRTDGAGAVNRTTFADMKSLDVGYGYTADGGKTYPLRGQGRGLMTTLDEALRAFPKQRFLVQLKDGASSGTNLILYIDKRHPEAWGRIALFGDTPATEAAKRLRPQLPVVHDRRGAKCTLTYAALGWTGYVPKACRDGTVLAAMNMRGLAWGWPNRFLARMANASTDVMLVGSVSGLGSNDFTRLDTVDELAKVPDGFGGLIWTDRVEVIGPAIRKRWPRRSGGSKAPQYWP from the coding sequence GTGCCCCTGTATCTGGCGAACGCTTCTTGGCTGGCAAAGCTACCGACAGGGCGGCCGATACTAATTGCTCAACGCGGCGTACATCAGCTTTTCGAGGGGAGCTCGGATAATCCCCAGGATTGCAAGGCCAGGCATATTCTGCCGCCACGCCATCGCCTGATCGAGAACACGTTACCCTCGATCCGCGCCGCCATCGATGCCGGCGCGGATGTCGTCGAGGTCGATGTCAGGGAGGCGGCCGATGGAGAGTTTGTCCTCTTCCATGATTTCGGCCTGGAATGCCGGACGGACGGAGCAGGTGCGGTCAATCGGACGACCTTCGCGGACATGAAGTCCCTGGATGTCGGCTATGGCTACACGGCGGACGGCGGCAAGACCTACCCGCTCCGGGGTCAGGGGCGGGGGCTGATGACCACGCTGGACGAAGCGTTGCGCGCCTTTCCGAAGCAGCGCTTCCTCGTCCAGTTGAAGGACGGCGCGTCGTCGGGCACGAACCTTATCCTGTACATCGACAAGCGGCATCCCGAGGCTTGGGGCCGCATCGCCCTGTTCGGCGACACGCCTGCCACGGAGGCAGCCAAGAGACTTCGACCGCAACTGCCGGTGGTCCATGACAGACGCGGCGCGAAATGCACGCTCACCTATGCTGCACTGGGCTGGACAGGTTACGTTCCAAAGGCGTGTAGAGACGGGACGGTTCTCGCCGCGATGAACATGCGGGGGTTGGCCTGGGGCTGGCCCAACCGCTTTCTTGCGCGCATGGCCAACGCCAGTACCGATGTCATGCTGGTCGGGTCGGTGTCCGGCCTGGGTTCCAATGACTTCACGCGGCTGGACACGGTCGACGAACTTGCCAAGGTACCGGACGGCTTCGGCGGCCTGATCTGGACTGACCGCGTCGAGGTCATCGGACCGGCCATTCGCAAACGGTGGCCGCGTCGATCCGGCGGTTCGAAGGCTCCGCAATATTGGCCATGA
- a CDS encoding GDSL-type esterase/lipase family protein codes for MPHIGGRVATSPQEFPTPKDSWAYYHQWPAVYWEAAFVGDKLLLKFDDDKNEYRLTIDGTAFRSIPQPGRVELLVKGLGPGRHHVRLDKLTESVDFVRAFNGFFIPRNETALPPPNPRPRQIEFIGDSGMTGYGVRSDTRACTKEEVRLRSDSSAAWPSIVAHSIDADYQVNAISGIGLVRDFSGVTPKRVMSALYPRTLPNAPQEWLDPSWRPQVVVIMLFNDFGTELRPGEHWPDRAALVADYVQAYRHLIDTIHRRSPRTTFILPWPNLDKITDITTKQFSASAQADIRSAAINAGATHIDFPILPDFEPENSACDYHGSRNDHRRLAQWMTAWLNDRPELWRTSNFH; via the coding sequence TTGCCGCATATAGGTGGCCGGGTTGCTACCTCGCCACAGGAGTTTCCCACCCCAAAGGATTCATGGGCATATTATCACCAGTGGCCTGCTGTATATTGGGAGGCGGCCTTCGTCGGCGATAAATTGTTGCTAAAATTCGACGATGACAAAAATGAGTATCGGCTGACGATTGATGGCACCGCATTTCGATCGATCCCGCAGCCCGGCCGGGTGGAGCTTCTAGTCAAAGGGCTGGGGCCGGGACGCCACCATGTGCGTCTCGATAAATTGACGGAAAGCGTCGATTTTGTGCGCGCATTCAACGGATTCTTTATCCCGCGCAATGAAACGGCTCTACCACCGCCCAATCCACGCCCCCGACAGATCGAGTTCATCGGGGACTCGGGAATGACTGGGTATGGTGTCCGATCCGATACGCGTGCCTGCACGAAAGAGGAAGTTCGGTTACGTTCAGATAGTTCGGCGGCTTGGCCTTCGATCGTCGCGCATTCGATTGACGCAGATTATCAGGTGAATGCCATATCCGGCATCGGTCTAGTGCGCGATTTCAGCGGCGTTACGCCGAAGCGGGTCATGTCGGCGCTTTATCCCCGCACGCTGCCAAATGCCCCGCAAGAATGGCTCGACCCTTCATGGCGTCCCCAAGTCGTGGTTATCATGCTCTTCAATGACTTTGGGACTGAACTACGTCCGGGCGAGCATTGGCCGGATCGGGCTGCCTTGGTTGCGGACTACGTTCAGGCCTACCGACATCTCATTGATACAATCCATCGGCGCTCCCCTAGGACGACCTTTATACTCCCGTGGCCAAATTTAGACAAAATTACCGATATAACGACGAAGCAATTCAGCGCCAGCGCGCAGGCTGACATCCGCTCCGCAGCGATCAACGCTGGCGCAACGCACATCGACTTCCCAATATTGCCTGATTTTGAGCCGGAAAACTCTGCGTGTGATTATCACGGAAGCCGCAACGATCATCGGCGTCTAGCACAGTGGATGACCGCATGGTTGAATGATCGGCCAGAATTGTGGAGAACTTCCAACTTTCATTGA
- a CDS encoding alpha/beta hydrolase: MTRSKMVWLFAVTAALCACGGSTAAEQGKPASPPDDTLEKVEIWRAPTGSRQMNIWPGAAPDGTFRPQSGETVRTYRDPGVASGRSQVVMNVAVPTMTIMPAKEPRTKTAVIVFPGGGFQKVFVGLEGTEICDWLVARGVTCIVSKYRTPGGNDFWDPVTQRQITPKIPRALQDAQRTIRLVRSKAAELGIDANRIGVLGMSAGGYLVAQTSNILAPTYRPVDAIDTISSRPDFGIALYPGHICRDDGSFDPKLPVTKAAPPQFIVQAWNDETDPVCNSLMYASALDKAGVPTELHLFAHGGHAFALRHPNEPVGKWPELVELWLRQINML, translated from the coding sequence GTGACCCGATCGAAGATGGTATGGCTTTTTGCGGTAACGGCGGCTCTTTGCGCTTGCGGTGGTTCGACGGCCGCCGAGCAAGGCAAGCCTGCTTCTCCCCCTGACGATACGCTCGAGAAGGTCGAGATCTGGCGAGCGCCCACAGGATCGCGCCAGATGAATATCTGGCCGGGCGCTGCGCCCGACGGGACGTTCAGGCCGCAGTCCGGCGAAACGGTCAGGACGTATCGGGACCCCGGCGTGGCAAGCGGCCGGTCACAGGTGGTCATGAACGTCGCGGTTCCGACGATGACCATCATGCCCGCGAAAGAGCCGAGAACGAAGACAGCGGTTATCGTCTTTCCAGGGGGCGGCTTCCAGAAGGTGTTCGTCGGGCTGGAAGGCACGGAAATTTGCGATTGGCTGGTAGCCCGGGGCGTCACCTGCATCGTCTCGAAATACCGTACGCCGGGCGGCAACGACTTTTGGGACCCGGTGACGCAGCGCCAGATTACGCCGAAAATTCCACGCGCTCTGCAGGATGCCCAGCGTACCATAAGGTTGGTACGGTCCAAGGCGGCTGAGCTCGGCATCGATGCCAACCGTATCGGTGTTCTGGGCATGTCGGCCGGCGGCTATCTGGTAGCGCAGACCAGCAACATCCTCGCGCCGACCTATCGCCCCGTCGATGCGATCGACACGATCAGTAGCCGTCCGGACTTCGGCATCGCGCTCTATCCCGGCCATATCTGCAGGGACGACGGTTCATTCGATCCGAAGCTGCCCGTAACGAAAGCCGCGCCCCCGCAATTCATCGTTCAAGCCTGGAACGACGAGACGGACCCCGTCTGCAACAGCCTGATGTATGCCTCCGCACTCGACAAGGCGGGCGTCCCCACCGAATTGCATCTGTTCGCGCATGGCGGCCACGCCTTCGCGCTCCGCCACCCGAACGAGCCTGTCGGCAAGTGGCCGGAGCTGGTTGAACTGTGGCTCAGGCAAATCAACATGCTGTGA
- a CDS encoding GNAT family N-acetyltransferase — protein MAGITGDSGRSSFDPYDVEGAGASFVLAYDAQGNALGCGAYRPLQKGVAELKRMFAIPASKGVGSAILNDLERRAEADGYRELWLETRLVNSRAVKFYERNGYHRIPNFGKYVGRPEAVCFSKTLGRESVMTA, from the coding sequence CTGGCTGGTATAACCGGAGATAGCGGGAGATCGTCATTCGACCCCTACGATGTAGAGGGAGCCGGGGCCTCGTTTGTACTGGCGTATGACGCACAGGGTAACGCTCTGGGGTGCGGGGCATATCGACCGCTTCAGAAGGGCGTGGCGGAGTTAAAGCGGATGTTCGCCATTCCGGCAAGTAAAGGGGTGGGATCAGCTATTCTAAACGATCTTGAAAGGAGAGCAGAAGCCGATGGCTATCGCGAGTTGTGGCTGGAAACACGATTGGTAAACAGCCGCGCCGTTAAGTTCTACGAGAGGAACGGCTACCATCGCATTCCCAACTTTGGCAAATATGTTGGACGGCCTGAGGCAGTCTGCTTTTCGAAGACCTTGGGACGGGAAAGCGTTATGACGGCATAA
- a CDS encoding putative lipase encodes MQGTWLREPTAGRAIIFVHGLWSNNHSAWSSADTSWPELVFADPQLDGYGIYLFDYQTTTSSRLYGAGDAAKSLTALMRSDGLVDLSEIVFVCHSQGGIVVRHHLVREQREYERQRTRVGLLLVASPSLGSHYASLGAFLFHHVQLRGLRFSQDNKWLNELDADFIDMKEKDLFPLFGKELVEEHPMFLRGLLSGWQIVAPHSAAKYFAKSRIIANTDHGSIAKPTSLESEQQRELVLLAQSTSLPSDADFVEAQQAASMQLRRIFVDPAAARSIAGPSPALLAAAPPVARLSLREAGETWWNGDQQVLVQLGSEGMGKTWGALDLLRVLSARSNGPLPVILTAQHAAGSKDGLEAVLSALSDVGEHAGLRGGGTRKIWLERLARWATAAPELRLRLLILVDGLDEVDPFRWDTWIAPLLTEQWSGLFRLVLTCREDDWRHRVGLDEVLPVGTEQGSVTRFSTDERDEYLRSRHVDLAAVSEHVLEAALHPRTAFHLTRLAAELGDMTRITREQLLLRDFQNRQVVKGGLLTPDGFKALVITQAAAAQAAALAQQSYRVTPGALVDAAADISGYDRGQMRTVLSDLISGDWLQRDPTSAHLLVLSDSSLPDAVGFALADLVRGSGPEAALPEIDRFLEPWGADDLVEKVLRTCATALIVDPSNGDDLCEAVMERWERSPAHGSAGQDFWRRLHVFRPELFLDYCARHARGAFNWLLPWAIACLWEDHPSLRPRVERKVGEWLSVVPLPEDHESDQPGYDALVNRDRRTQRERLADLELSEPGRWTSRIGQPAGTWPAAAARTAAQVIGFLPRLAFVPAFADWAENHAAAGHVSHDWEIATLLRHNDLDHEATLNAVRAEADRLSSIHGHGSIAAAHLLRATGEPEDAERAETLDPKRGRVGRSWVERMPRTDVLRLTSTLPRPGMVIDVLADFAADPTITLDPSLAEALRVHVEGLSSTDLPGLFDHGGAKLAVVLRWQPETLVALYRKFLSNPVAMPASHGASQHERAEDAYADADFRRHALGALPFLSPDECAALAELVDGRAAPDGAGRDAANALRLAHRPLFEQIALLEGTPSSSWPRDYRYLLNEPVGSEAVDLVARVDLSAPAGELTPMLRLLKTLVMRFGVSCARDWRAGLDHPDEDVRLITLQTATYSDGESAAAQLLTITGAGSIVGVDPLGFDTSALLLKTSDDVLRPLLHRLHPEALVQSYLHRPQLQSEISPRIRAWAEAKLLTPRTSRSFGGSYSYFAQRDEAFAAYVADEHDPMTRLLRTAWEDRAMRDNIRWEHGEGPAWALIKALATREPELVKTIWRECVGDGGSIWVGSIEEFPCDLPAGRLFDDLRAEMLGRANNDERLFTAVRGLERHGHREFLLNWIAASLTGGRALMRARGLTAAGFLVASDDAISFWEGLDADAAPSGWLGEVRSSARSWFSRVQAASHWYRNLRSAASEEEAYRAFWLFNRTSDLRYSLYFQEKPYRVSPASWRAQWLDFFGNAMKTARNDASVTLKHTHVSGATVGNIINGA; translated from the coding sequence ATGCAGGGTACCTGGCTTCGTGAGCCGACCGCCGGCCGCGCTATCATCTTCGTGCATGGTCTCTGGTCGAACAACCACTCCGCGTGGTCGAGCGCGGACACAAGCTGGCCCGAGCTGGTATTCGCAGATCCGCAACTCGACGGTTATGGGATCTACCTGTTCGACTACCAGACTACCACGAGTTCGAGGCTGTACGGCGCGGGGGACGCGGCCAAGTCGCTGACGGCTCTCATGCGGTCGGACGGGCTTGTCGATCTGAGCGAAATCGTCTTCGTATGTCACAGCCAAGGCGGGATCGTCGTACGGCACCATCTGGTGAGGGAGCAGCGCGAGTACGAGCGGCAACGAACGCGGGTCGGGCTGCTGCTTGTGGCGTCTCCGTCGCTGGGCTCGCACTACGCGAGCCTGGGTGCCTTCCTCTTCCACCATGTCCAGCTGCGAGGGCTTCGCTTCTCGCAAGACAACAAGTGGCTGAACGAGCTCGACGCCGATTTCATCGACATGAAGGAGAAGGACCTCTTCCCCTTGTTCGGCAAGGAGCTTGTCGAGGAACACCCGATGTTCCTGCGAGGTTTGTTGTCCGGATGGCAGATCGTGGCGCCACATTCTGCTGCCAAGTACTTCGCCAAGTCACGCATCATCGCAAACACCGACCATGGCTCCATCGCCAAGCCGACGTCGCTCGAAAGCGAGCAGCAACGCGAGCTCGTGCTGCTCGCGCAGTCGACCAGCCTTCCTTCCGATGCCGACTTCGTGGAGGCGCAGCAGGCCGCCTCGATGCAGCTGCGCAGGATCTTTGTCGATCCAGCCGCAGCCCGTTCGATCGCGGGGCCGTCGCCGGCCCTTCTCGCCGCCGCGCCCCCTGTAGCGCGCCTCTCGCTGCGCGAAGCTGGGGAGACTTGGTGGAATGGCGATCAGCAGGTTCTCGTCCAGCTGGGTAGCGAGGGCATGGGGAAGACGTGGGGGGCGCTTGATCTTCTGCGGGTACTGAGCGCAAGGTCGAACGGTCCTCTGCCGGTGATCCTCACCGCACAGCATGCGGCCGGGAGCAAGGACGGATTGGAGGCGGTGCTTTCCGCGCTGTCGGACGTGGGCGAGCACGCAGGCCTGCGTGGCGGAGGGACGAGAAAGATTTGGCTTGAGCGGCTTGCGCGCTGGGCGACCGCCGCTCCGGAGTTGCGGCTGCGGCTGCTCATCCTCGTGGACGGGCTCGACGAGGTCGATCCATTCAGGTGGGACACTTGGATCGCCCCGCTTCTGACCGAGCAGTGGTCCGGCTTGTTCCGGCTGGTCCTGACCTGCCGGGAGGACGACTGGCGCCACAGGGTAGGTCTGGACGAGGTCTTGCCCGTCGGGACTGAGCAGGGATCGGTGACGCGCTTCAGCACCGACGAGCGGGACGAGTATCTGAGAAGCCGTCACGTCGATCTCGCGGCCGTCTCCGAGCACGTGCTGGAAGCCGCTCTGCACCCACGAACGGCTTTCCATCTTACGCGCCTCGCCGCGGAGCTCGGCGACATGACCAGGATCACGCGAGAGCAGCTCCTGCTCCGTGACTTCCAAAACCGACAAGTCGTGAAGGGCGGTCTCCTCACTCCCGACGGCTTCAAGGCGCTAGTGATTACACAAGCCGCCGCAGCTCAGGCGGCGGCGCTGGCACAGCAGTCGTACCGCGTCACCCCGGGTGCGCTCGTCGACGCCGCGGCCGACATTAGCGGCTATGATCGCGGGCAGATGAGAACCGTACTGAGCGATCTAATATCAGGCGATTGGCTTCAGAGAGACCCAACGTCGGCTCACCTGCTCGTCTTAAGCGACAGTTCGCTGCCGGACGCGGTCGGGTTCGCGCTGGCCGATCTCGTACGGGGGAGCGGACCTGAAGCCGCGCTACCGGAGATCGACCGATTCCTGGAGCCTTGGGGCGCGGACGATCTCGTGGAGAAGGTTCTGCGGACCTGCGCCACCGCCCTGATCGTCGATCCGAGCAACGGCGACGACTTGTGCGAAGCAGTCATGGAGCGTTGGGAGCGCAGCCCGGCGCATGGCAGTGCCGGTCAGGACTTCTGGCGACGCCTTCACGTATTCCGGCCGGAGCTCTTCCTCGACTATTGCGCTAGGCACGCACGCGGCGCCTTCAACTGGCTGCTGCCCTGGGCAATCGCGTGCCTCTGGGAGGATCACCCGTCGCTTCGTCCGCGGGTGGAACGAAAGGTGGGCGAATGGCTTTCGGTGGTTCCGCTCCCCGAGGATCACGAAAGCGACCAGCCGGGCTACGATGCCCTCGTCAATCGCGACAGGCGGACGCAGCGTGAGCGTCTGGCCGACCTCGAGCTGTCGGAACCAGGCCGCTGGACGTCGCGCATTGGTCAGCCTGCCGGCACATGGCCGGCTGCGGCGGCCCGCACCGCCGCGCAGGTCATCGGCTTCCTGCCCCGACTGGCCTTCGTGCCCGCCTTTGCCGACTGGGCGGAGAACCACGCCGCAGCAGGGCATGTCTCACACGATTGGGAGATCGCTACGCTCCTCCGGCACAACGATTTGGACCACGAGGCTACCCTGAACGCCGTCCGAGCGGAAGCGGATCGCCTCTCCTCGATCCACGGACATGGTTCAATCGCCGCGGCGCACCTGCTGCGCGCCACGGGCGAGCCCGAGGACGCCGAACGCGCCGAGACGCTGGATCCTAAGCGTGGAAGGGTGGGCCGGTCATGGGTCGAGCGGATGCCAAGGACGGACGTCCTGCGCCTGACCTCTACGCTTCCGCGCCCCGGCATGGTGATCGACGTGCTTGCAGACTTCGCAGCCGATCCGACGATCACGCTCGATCCTTCGCTCGCCGAAGCCCTGCGCGTCCATGTGGAAGGCTTGTCGTCGACGGACCTTCCGGGTCTCTTCGACCACGGCGGAGCGAAGTTGGCGGTGGTGCTCCGCTGGCAGCCGGAGACGCTTGTCGCTCTCTATCGCAAGTTTCTTAGCAATCCGGTCGCTATGCCCGCATCTCACGGAGCATCGCAGCATGAGCGCGCCGAAGACGCCTATGCCGACGCGGACTTTCGTCGTCACGCGCTGGGCGCGCTACCGTTCCTCTCGCCGGATGAGTGCGCCGCCCTCGCTGAGCTGGTCGACGGGCGAGCGGCACCGGACGGCGCCGGCCGGGACGCGGCCAACGCCTTGAGGCTCGCGCATCGCCCTTTATTCGAGCAGATCGCTCTGCTCGAGGGTACGCCGAGTAGTTCGTGGCCGCGCGACTACCGATACTTGTTGAACGAGCCGGTCGGCAGCGAGGCCGTGGATTTGGTCGCCCGCGTCGACCTTTCGGCACCCGCCGGCGAGCTGACGCCGATGCTGAGGCTCTTGAAGACGCTGGTGATGCGGTTCGGCGTCAGCTGCGCGCGCGACTGGCGCGCCGGCCTGGATCATCCGGATGAGGACGTCCGTCTGATCACTCTCCAGACTGCGACATACTCCGATGGCGAGAGCGCGGCCGCGCAGCTCCTGACGATCACGGGGGCGGGATCGATCGTCGGTGTAGATCCGCTCGGCTTCGACACGTCCGCTCTGCTCCTCAAGACGTCCGACGACGTGCTGCGGCCGCTGCTGCATCGCCTTCACCCCGAAGCGCTCGTCCAGAGCTACCTGCACCGTCCCCAGCTTCAATCCGAGATCTCGCCACGCATCCGCGCCTGGGCGGAGGCGAAGCTGCTTACCCCTCGGACCTCCCGATCGTTCGGCGGAAGCTACAGCTACTTCGCCCAGCGCGACGAGGCCTTTGCGGCATACGTAGCCGACGAACATGACCCCATGACCCGCCTCCTTCGAACCGCGTGGGAAGATCGGGCCATGCGCGACAACATCCGCTGGGAGCACGGCGAAGGTCCCGCCTGGGCGCTGATCAAGGCCCTCGCCACGCGGGAACCGGAGCTGGTCAAGACCATCTGGCGGGAATGCGTCGGCGACGGCGGTAGCATCTGGGTAGGCTCGATCGAGGAGTTCCCCTGCGACCTTCCGGCAGGTCGCCTGTTCGACGACCTTCGAGCCGAAATGCTTGGCCGCGCGAACAATGACGAAAGGCTCTTCACCGCGGTGCGCGGGCTGGAACGGCACGGACACCGCGAGTTCCTGCTGAACTGGATCGCCGCGAGCCTCACGGGCGGTCGGGCGCTCATGCGCGCCAGGGGGCTGACCGCAGCCGGGTTCCTCGTCGCGAGCGACGACGCGATCAGCTTCTGGGAAGGCCTTGACGCCGACGCGGCTCCTTCCGGCTGGCTGGGAGAGGTTCGTTCGAGCGCGAGATCGTGGTTTAGTCGCGTTCAAGCCGCGAGCCATTGGTACCGAAATCTTCGAAGCGCGGCATCCGAGGAGGAGGCATATCGCGCTTTCTGGCTCTTCAATCGGACGAGCGATCTCAGATACTCGCTCTACTTCCAAGAAAAGCCGTACCGTGTCTCTCCTGCGAGCTGGCGCGCGCAATGGCTCGACTTCTTCGGGAATGCGATGAAGACCGCACGGAACGACGCCTCTGTCACTCTCAAGCACACGCACGTGTCAGGCGCTACGGTCGGAAACATCATCAACGGTGCCTGA
- a CDS encoding nuclear transport factor 2 family protein — protein sequence MTLPAIIQRYIDAYNRKDAAALVACVGDDVVFENVSNSGQSMKIKGRAAFAELAEQAATMFATRHQTITNAVVDGDRVAMEVDWTGTPAVDLDSMKAGEPVAMRGASFMTIREGLLTRIVDLS from the coding sequence GTGACGCTACCTGCAATCATCCAACGCTACATCGATGCGTACAATCGTAAGGACGCAGCCGCGCTGGTGGCATGTGTCGGCGACGATGTTGTGTTCGAAAACGTATCAAACTCGGGACAAAGCATGAAGATCAAGGGTCGGGCAGCCTTCGCCGAACTTGCGGAACAAGCGGCCACGATGTTCGCGACCCGCCATCAGACCATCACCAACGCAGTTGTTGATGGTGATCGTGTCGCAATGGAGGTGGATTGGACCGGCACCCCGGCTGTCGATCTTGACTCTATGAAGGCCGGTGAACCGGTCGCCATGCGAGGTGCATCATTCATGACGATCAGGGAAGGCTTGCTGACGCGGATCGTGGATTTGAGCTGA
- a CDS encoding DUF2188 domain-containing protein — MIQGESRVMAKGQHVVPNAGGWGVKKAGASRASSVHTTQAEAIAAATQIARNQKTELYIHGRDGRIRERNSYGNDPRPPKG, encoded by the coding sequence ATGATACAAGGAGAATCGAGGGTCATGGCTAAGGGTCAACACGTCGTCCCAAACGCGGGTGGTTGGGGAGTAAAGAAGGCGGGCGCGTCGCGCGCGTCGAGCGTTCACACGACGCAAGCCGAAGCGATCGCAGCAGCTACGCAGATTGCACGCAACCAGAAGACCGAACTATACATTCACGGCCGTGACGGACGAATCCGCGAGCGCAATTCCTATGGAAACGATCCCCGTCCGCCTAAGGGCTGA
- a CDS encoding AAA family ATPase yields MLHASAKVFGNMSWEQPTLHLVCGKIAAGKSTLTSALGEQAHTVVVKEDHWLARLYPDEQNSLADYVRNATRLREAMSAHLVDLLRSGLSVVLDFPANTPASRAWMQSLFEDAGCRHQLHYLDVPDEVCKSRLSQRNSDGTHEFTVSDDDFALFTKHFVPPAPEEGFDVVLHQS; encoded by the coding sequence ATGCTGCATGCATCCGCGAAGGTTTTTGGAAATATGTCTTGGGAACAACCAACCCTGCACCTTGTGTGCGGTAAAATCGCTGCTGGGAAATCCACGCTTACGAGTGCCTTGGGGGAGCAGGCCCATACGGTCGTTGTGAAGGAAGATCACTGGTTGGCTCGCTTGTACCCCGACGAGCAAAATAGCCTCGCTGATTATGTTCGCAACGCGACACGTCTGCGAGAAGCAATGAGCGCGCATCTTGTTGACCTACTACGGTCAGGTCTTTCGGTTGTCTTGGACTTCCCCGCTAACACACCTGCAAGCCGGGCGTGGATGCAATCCTTGTTTGAAGATGCGGGGTGCCGGCATCAACTCCACTATCTCGACGTGCCCGATGAAGTCTGCAAATCCCGGCTAAGTCAGCGAAATAGCGACGGTACGCACGAATTTACCGTGAGCGATGACGACTTCGCCTTATTCACTAAGCATTTCGTCCCGCCAGCGCCCGAGGAAGGATTCGACGTAGTTCTGCATCAGTCCTAA